A region from the Gossypium hirsutum isolate 1008001.06 chromosome A08, Gossypium_hirsutum_v2.1, whole genome shotgun sequence genome encodes:
- the LOC107948299 gene encoding uncharacterized protein, with product MGNCLFGGLGEGDGVIKVITSNGGVMEFSGLVTAGTITDEFPGHAIFRSQDLFWKPLFHHEELLPGKSYYLLPLHSKESSGNSGQIVREGHLRSNSIPASLVAPYRMSCDYQGQGTLKRSHTDVLSRHDDNGFWKVKLVITPEQLLEILSQEARTQELIESVRTVAKCGNRVETSVGFSDQWSLSSSRNASSNKDGLLLDI from the coding sequence ATGGGGAACTGTTTGTTTGGAGGCTTGGGGGAAGGTGATGGAGTGATCAAAGTCATAACATCAAACGGTGGAGTCATGGAGTTTTCAGGTCTCGTTACGGCAGGAACCATCACAGATGAGTTCCCAGGGCACGCCATTTTTCGAAGCCAAGATCTCTTTTGGAAACCACTGTTTCACCATGAAGAACTCCTCCCTGGGAAATCCTACTATCTACTTCCACTTCACAGCAAAGAAAGTTCAGGTAATAGCGGCCAGATTGTGCGAGAAGGCCATCTAAGGTCGAACAGCATCCCGGCATCTCTTGTTGCGCCTTACAGGATGTCATGTGATTATCAGGGTCAGGGGACACTGAAGAGGTCTCATACGGATGTTTTGTCGAGGCATGACGACAATGGGTTTTGGAAAGTGAAGTTAGTGATCACCCCAGAACAGCTGTTGGAAATTTTGTCACAGGAAGCTCGGACTCAAGAATTGATTGAGAGTGTTAGGACTGTCGCTAAGTGTGGAAATAGAGTTGAAACTTCTGTTGGATTTTCGGATCAATGGAGTTTGTCAAGCAGTAGGAATGCTTCTTCTAACAAAGATGGCTTGTTGTTAGACATCTAG